One segment of Streptosporangium brasiliense DNA contains the following:
- a CDS encoding response regulator, with protein sequence MIRVLVVDDDFMVARIHSGYVARVPGFTVVDAVHTGRAAIAAVAEHRPDLVLLDIYLPDMSGLDVLTTLRGVSHPVDVLVITAARDVDTVRAAMRGGAVNYLIKPFTAGALTERLGQYADTRRQLAAVGSEVRQDEVDRFFGAARGGPPPLPKGLSATTCGLVADALRETGTDVSAAEAAALTGLSRVSARRYLEYLCAAGQAELRPKYGTAGRPEHRYRWTG encoded by the coding sequence ATGATCCGCGTGCTCGTCGTGGACGACGACTTCATGGTGGCCAGGATCCACAGCGGCTACGTGGCCCGGGTGCCCGGGTTCACGGTGGTCGACGCCGTGCACACCGGCAGGGCGGCGATCGCGGCGGTCGCCGAGCACCGCCCCGACCTGGTGCTGCTGGACATCTACCTGCCGGACATGTCCGGACTCGACGTCCTCACGACGCTCAGGGGCGTGTCCCACCCGGTCGACGTCCTGGTGATCACCGCCGCGCGCGACGTGGACACGGTCCGCGCGGCCATGCGCGGCGGCGCGGTGAACTACCTGATCAAGCCCTTCACCGCCGGGGCGCTCACCGAGCGCCTCGGCCAGTACGCCGACACCCGCAGGCAACTGGCCGCCGTCGGGTCCGAGGTCCGCCAGGACGAGGTGGACCGGTTCTTCGGCGCGGCCAGGGGAGGGCCGCCGCCGCTGCCCAAGGGACTGTCGGCCACCACCTGCGGCCTGGTCGCCGACGCGCTCAGGGAGACCGGCACCGACGTGTCGGCGGCCGAGGCGGCGGCGCTCACCGGGCTGTCTAGGGTCAGCGCCCGCCGCTACCTGGAGTATCTGTGCGCGGCGGGCCAGGCCGAGCTGAGGCCGAAATACGGCACCGCCGGGCGGCCCGAGCACCGTTACCGGTGGACGGGCTGA
- a CDS encoding ATP-binding protein has translation MRRILNASLGTQLFMLQTVIVFLAVGGTAGVWMEHTRSQLDRQYQQRALAIAESVAGLPQVREAFTRPRPEVSLQPIAAGVQAATGADYVVIANREQIRYAHPNTALIGKRLSTDGSEILTSGRTWTGIQTGTLGRSVRGKAPIFDSSGRVIGLASVGVLQDTVAEELGSALPPLLWTVLAVLLAGSAAAGLIARRVRRQTFGLEPREIAALLEQREGVLHGVKEGVLALDLQGRVTLVNDAARDLLGLSAHDVGRELREMPLSDRMRDVLDGADPGDDRVVLHRDRVLVLNRTPVAVREQPSGWVVTLRDRTELVRLARELDQASSTTDALRAQAHEFANRMHTVVGLLELGEHETAVNYITQTSEAYGRYASGIREKVADPTLAALLLAKSAEAAERGASLVLAEDSRVEEGMLGDPHDAVLVVGNLVANALDALDEVGGTVEVSVRAETDGLHVRVGDSGPGITPGLAEEVFREGFTTKIAHAGPRGLGLALTRQACSRRGGWVRVHNADGAVFTALLPRREDPAGTPPRAAGPVGWGDDGRAGRGDDGPAGTPPREAGRGDDERTGGPGGTTDRGAPR, from the coding sequence GTGCGACGCATTCTCAACGCCTCCCTCGGCACCCAGCTGTTCATGCTGCAGACGGTGATCGTTTTCCTCGCGGTGGGCGGAACGGCGGGCGTCTGGATGGAACACACCCGCAGCCAGCTCGACCGGCAGTACCAGCAGCGCGCGCTGGCGATCGCCGAGTCCGTCGCCGGGCTGCCCCAGGTCCGCGAGGCGTTCACCCGGCCCCGGCCGGAGGTGAGCCTGCAGCCGATCGCGGCGGGGGTGCAGGCGGCCACCGGCGCCGACTACGTGGTGATCGCCAACCGGGAGCAGATCCGCTACGCGCACCCCAACACGGCCCTGATCGGCAAGCGGCTGTCCACCGACGGCTCGGAGATCCTGACCAGCGGCCGGACCTGGACCGGCATCCAGACCGGCACCCTCGGCCGCTCCGTGCGCGGCAAGGCGCCGATCTTCGACTCCTCCGGCCGGGTCATCGGCCTGGCCTCGGTCGGGGTGCTCCAGGACACCGTCGCCGAGGAGCTCGGCTCGGCGCTGCCGCCGCTGCTGTGGACCGTGCTCGCCGTGCTCCTCGCCGGGTCGGCGGCCGCCGGGCTGATCGCCCGGCGGGTCCGCCGCCAGACCTTCGGACTGGAGCCCCGGGAGATCGCCGCCCTGCTCGAACAGCGCGAGGGCGTGCTGCACGGCGTGAAGGAGGGGGTGCTGGCCCTCGACCTCCAGGGCAGGGTGACGCTGGTCAACGACGCGGCCCGCGACCTGCTCGGTCTCTCGGCCCACGACGTCGGGCGGGAGCTGCGCGAGATGCCCCTGTCGGACCGGATGCGGGACGTGCTGGACGGCGCGGACCCCGGCGACGACCGGGTGGTGCTCCACCGCGACCGTGTGCTCGTGCTCAACCGGACCCCGGTGGCGGTCCGCGAGCAGCCCAGCGGTTGGGTGGTCACCCTGCGCGACCGGACCGAGCTGGTACGGCTGGCGCGCGAGCTCGACCAGGCCAGCAGCACGACCGACGCGCTGCGCGCCCAGGCCCACGAGTTCGCCAACCGGATGCACACCGTGGTCGGCCTGCTGGAGCTCGGCGAGCACGAGACGGCCGTCAACTACATCACCCAGACCTCCGAGGCCTACGGCCGGTACGCGTCCGGCATCCGGGAGAAGGTCGCCGACCCGACCCTGGCCGCGCTGCTGCTGGCCAAGTCGGCCGAGGCGGCCGAGCGGGGCGCGTCCCTGGTGCTCGCCGAGGACTCCAGGGTGGAGGAGGGCATGCTCGGCGACCCCCACGACGCGGTGCTGGTGGTGGGCAACCTGGTGGCCAACGCCCTCGACGCGCTGGATGAGGTCGGCGGCACGGTCGAGGTCTCGGTCCGCGCCGAGACAGACGGCCTGCACGTCCGGGTCGGTGACTCCGGGCCGGGGATCACTCCCGGCCTGGCCGAGGAGGTCTTCCGCGAGGGCTTCACCACCAAGATCGCACACGCGGGCCCGCGCGGCCTCGGCCTGGCCCTGACCCGTCAGGCGTGTTCGCGCCGGGGCGGCTGGGTGCGGGTGCACAACGCCGACGGCGCCGTCTTCACGGCCCTGCTGCCCCGGCGCGAGGACCCGGCCGGGACCCCGCCGCGGGCGGCCGGGCCGGTTGGGTGGGGAGACGACGGGCGGGCCGGGCGGGGGGACGACGGGCCGGCCGGGACCCCGCCGCGGGAGGCCGGGCGGGGAGACGACGAGCGGACCGGTGGGCCCGGCGGAACCACGGACCGGGGGGCGCCGCGATGA
- a CDS encoding tripartite tricarboxylate transporter substrate binding protein, producing the protein MRLRRLAALAALSLAALTACGSGAGSGSSVGTLKIMAPASPGGGWDQTSRTAEQVITSADPSRKVEVYNVPGAGGTIGLAQLAGEKGNGNLLMTMGLVMLGAVEQNRSKVTLAETTPIAKLTEEYEIIVVPAASPYKSLADLVTAWKAGPAKIAIAGGSAGGTDHIVAGLMAKAAGIDPKQVNYIAHSGGGEALNALLGNKVAMGVSGIGEFAEHVKSGKLRALGVTSPARLDSVDAPTLKEGGLDVELANWRGFVAPPGLDDAAKKTLTDLVTKMHDSQAWKDAVAKNGWIDSFQTGRQFADYLAAEQAKVKTIIAEMGLVS; encoded by the coding sequence ATGCGTCTTCGGAGACTCGCCGCCCTGGCGGCCCTGTCCCTCGCCGCCCTCACCGCGTGCGGCTCGGGGGCGGGCTCGGGCTCCAGCGTCGGCACGCTGAAAATCATGGCCCCGGCCTCGCCCGGCGGCGGCTGGGACCAGACCTCCCGCACCGCGGAGCAGGTCATCACCTCGGCGGACCCGTCCCGCAAGGTGGAGGTCTACAACGTCCCCGGGGCGGGCGGCACCATCGGCCTGGCCCAGCTCGCCGGGGAGAAGGGCAACGGCAACCTGCTGATGACCATGGGCCTGGTCATGCTCGGCGCGGTGGAGCAGAACAGGTCGAAGGTCACGCTGGCCGAGACCACGCCCATCGCGAAGCTGACCGAGGAGTACGAGATCATCGTGGTCCCGGCCGCCTCGCCGTACAAGTCGCTGGCCGACCTGGTGACGGCGTGGAAGGCCGGACCGGCGAAGATCGCGATCGCGGGCGGCTCCGCCGGCGGCACCGACCACATCGTGGCGGGCCTGATGGCCAAGGCCGCCGGGATCGACCCCAAGCAGGTCAACTACATCGCCCACTCCGGCGGCGGCGAGGCGCTCAACGCGCTGCTGGGCAACAAGGTCGCGATGGGCGTCTCCGGCATCGGCGAGTTCGCCGAGCACGTGAAGTCCGGCAAGCTCCGGGCCCTCGGCGTGACCTCGCCGGCCCGCCTCGACAGCGTCGACGCGCCCACCCTGAAGGAGGGCGGCCTGGACGTCGAGCTGGCCAACTGGCGCGGGTTCGTGGCCCCGCCCGGACTGGACGACGCCGCCAAGAAGACCCTGACCGACCTGGTCACCAAGATGCACGACTCGCAGGCGTGGAAGGACGCGGTGGCCAAGAACGGCTGGATCGACTCCTTCCAGACCGGCCGGCAGTTCGCCGACTACCTCGCGGCCGAGC